The proteins below come from a single Oryzomicrobium terrae genomic window:
- the fliF gene encoding flagellar basal-body MS-ring/collar protein FliF has protein sequence MAAATDTSADAVQAPPPATKPLDRLREGVNRLTNQQKIILMVALAAVVALIVGAVLASRQPDYKVLFSNLSEKDGGTIIASLEQMNVPYRFSDGSGAILVPSDKVHEVRLRLASQGLPKGGLVGFELMENQKFGISQFAEQVNYQRALEGELSRTIQSVATVENARVHLAIPKPSVFVREEQKPTASVMVHLYPGRALEPAQVAGIQHLVASSVPQLPIANVTVIDQQGNLLSQLKSKLIEAGLDPTQLKYVGEVEASVIKRIDDILAPVVGPGNARVQVAADVDFSQNEQTAESYRPNGSPPDISIRSQQISETANVNPPAQGVPGALSNQPPVPATAPLTQPNVGGTGAQPLAPGQQPPPPGKIDAAGVTAPIYSAGQPVNTRKDSTINYEVDRTIRHTKGSIGNIRRLSVAVVVNNRPDKDKTGKVIERALNEQEIKQINDLVREAMGYNKDRGDTLSVANAPFNLGDKTTLEIPLWKQPEAIEFGKELLKWLAVAGIVMLIIMMVIRPALKTMFPPPEEEEEEEEPGMETIEDEDGTILHINPFEQKLAEARELAKENPKAVANIIKDWMDGGA, from the coding sequence ATGGCGGCCGCCACCGACACCTCAGCCGATGCCGTGCAGGCTCCGCCGCCTGCGACCAAGCCCCTGGACCGTCTCCGGGAAGGGGTGAACCGGCTCACCAACCAGCAAAAGATCATCCTCATGGTGGCGCTGGCCGCCGTGGTCGCGCTGATTGTCGGTGCCGTGCTGGCCAGCCGCCAGCCCGACTACAAGGTGCTGTTCTCCAATCTGTCGGAGAAAGATGGCGGCACCATCATCGCCAGCCTTGAGCAGATGAACGTTCCCTACCGTTTCTCCGACGGTAGCGGCGCCATTCTGGTCCCCAGCGACAAGGTTCACGAAGTCCGCCTGCGCCTCGCTTCCCAGGGGCTGCCGAAAGGCGGACTGGTGGGCTTCGAGCTGATGGAGAACCAGAAATTCGGCATCAGCCAGTTTGCCGAACAGGTCAACTATCAGCGCGCCCTGGAGGGCGAACTGTCCCGCACCATCCAGTCAGTGGCCACGGTCGAGAACGCCCGGGTACACCTGGCCATTCCCAAACCGTCGGTGTTCGTCCGCGAAGAGCAGAAGCCCACCGCCAGCGTGATGGTGCATCTCTACCCGGGGCGGGCCCTGGAGCCGGCCCAGGTGGCGGGCATCCAGCACCTGGTCGCTTCCAGCGTACCGCAACTGCCAATCGCCAACGTCACGGTCATCGACCAGCAGGGCAACCTGCTCTCCCAACTCAAGAGCAAGTTGATCGAAGCCGGCCTCGACCCCACCCAGCTCAAGTACGTCGGCGAGGTCGAAGCCTCGGTGATCAAGCGCATCGACGACATCCTGGCACCGGTGGTCGGCCCTGGCAACGCCCGAGTTCAGGTGGCTGCCGACGTGGATTTTTCGCAGAACGAGCAGACCGCCGAAAGCTATCGCCCCAACGGCTCGCCACCCGATATTTCCATCCGCAGCCAGCAGATTTCCGAAACGGCCAACGTCAACCCACCGGCCCAGGGCGTTCCCGGCGCCTTGAGCAACCAGCCGCCGGTACCGGCCACCGCCCCCCTGACCCAACCCAACGTGGGCGGCACCGGTGCCCAGCCTCTTGCCCCCGGACAGCAACCTCCGCCACCGGGCAAGATCGACGCCGCCGGCGTGACCGCACCGATCTATTCCGCCGGCCAGCCAGTCAACACCCGCAAGGACTCCACCATCAACTACGAGGTGGACCGTACCATCCGCCACACCAAGGGCTCGATCGGTAACATCCGCCGCCTGTCGGTGGCGGTGGTGGTCAACAACCGGCCGGACAAGGACAAGACCGGCAAGGTGATCGAACGGGCCTTGAACGAGCAGGAGATCAAACAGATCAACGATCTGGTGCGTGAGGCCATGGGCTACAACAAGGACCGGGGCGACACCCTGTCGGTAGCCAACGCACCGTTCAACCTGGGCGACAAGACGACCCTGGAAATTCCGTTGTGGAAGCAGCCTGAGGCCATCGAGTTCGGCAAGGAACTGCTGAAGTGGTTGGCGGTGGCCGGCATCGTCATGCTGATCATCATGATGGTGATCCGCCCGGCGCTGAAGACCATGTTCCCCCCTCCCGAGGAAGAAGAGGAGGAAGAGGAACCCGGTATGGAAACCATCGAGGACGAGGACGGCACCATCCTCCATATCAACCCCTT